A single window of Flavobacterium sp. 140616W15 DNA harbors:
- a CDS encoding AraC family transcriptional regulator gives MPKLNQFETLVIDEFEEEKFHLPFHSHTYYEIIYIVKGNGIHHLNKNLLPYKAGDLFVVSPEDEHYFDIKKNTRFVYIKFTDNYFNSNKSLFCDDLLLNTPECFMRDRLLKETVLKLDEPCKTILKNTIENITAYNSRIDVTTSPIVFYQILSIFGLIKETMRSMNPKTKGASIDSEQITSYIHQKIYYPKLVQIKAISAHFNIAESYFSAYFKKAFSISYRDYINNLRTILIEKRITNNQMPIKQIAHEFGFTDESHLSNYFKKRKNMKPTDFKKL, from the coding sequence ATGCCTAAATTAAATCAATTTGAAACTCTCGTTATAGATGAATTTGAAGAGGAGAAATTTCATCTTCCTTTTCATAGTCATACCTATTATGAAATTATTTATATCGTAAAAGGCAATGGTATTCATCATCTTAATAAAAACTTACTTCCCTATAAAGCAGGTGACTTATTTGTAGTTTCGCCAGAAGATGAGCATTATTTTGACATTAAAAAAAATACGCGATTTGTATATATCAAGTTTACTGATAATTATTTCAATTCAAATAAAAGCCTGTTTTGTGATGATTTACTTCTGAATACTCCGGAATGTTTTATGCGGGATAGATTACTCAAAGAAACAGTCCTTAAACTAGACGAACCATGTAAAACAATACTAAAAAATACAATTGAGAATATTACTGCTTACAATAGCAGGATTGATGTTACTACTTCTCCAATTGTTTTCTATCAAATTCTCTCTATCTTCGGATTAATAAAGGAGACCATGCGCAGTATGAATCCTAAAACAAAAGGGGCCTCTATTGATAGCGAGCAGATTACATCCTATATTCATCAAAAAATCTATTATCCAAAATTAGTTCAGATAAAAGCAATCTCAGCTCATTTTAATATTGCCGAATCCTATTTTAGTGCTTATTTTAAAAAAGCATTCTCTATTAGTTATCGCGATTATATCAATAATTTGCGGACTATATTAATCGAAAAAAGAATTACAAACAACCAAATGCCAATCAAGCAAATTGCTCACGAGTTTGGTTTCACTGATGAAAGTCATTTATCGAATTACTTTAAAAAAAGAAAAAACATGAAACCTACTGATTTTAAAAAGCTATAA
- a CDS encoding AraC family transcriptional regulator: MKTTSIDQFYKEITEGSDIEPSSLLPNDIKKEIGHFNVFNIKELWEKFQDKPVMSYDRRAYYKISLIRGKNRAEYANKIIDIQKNAILFATPKIPYHYVPLDTDQSGHFCVFTSEFITGNKNGIELDELPIFKSDGYPVFELSDDETTEIELIFKKIHSEINSDYAYKYDLIRNYVSELIHFGQKLQPVTALYSKHNSAARVSSLFIELLERQFPIESPHQKVELKTAKDFAARLSIHVNHLNKVLKENTGKTTTELISSRLTQEAKILLKETNWNVSEIAYTLGFEELAHFSNFFKKQTSLTPLSFRL; encoded by the coding sequence ATGAAAACGACTTCAATCGACCAGTTTTACAAAGAAATCACAGAAGGTTCAGACATTGAGCCTAGCTCACTATTACCAAATGATATTAAGAAAGAAATTGGTCACTTCAATGTTTTTAATATAAAAGAACTTTGGGAAAAATTTCAGGATAAACCCGTTATGTCTTATGATCGAAGAGCTTATTATAAAATAAGTTTGATTCGAGGAAAAAACAGGGCTGAATACGCAAACAAAATAATTGACATTCAAAAAAATGCTATCTTATTTGCAACTCCCAAAATCCCTTACCATTATGTCCCTCTAGACACTGATCAATCTGGTCATTTTTGTGTTTTTACATCCGAGTTTATTACAGGGAATAAAAACGGAATAGAACTGGATGAACTTCCTATATTTAAATCTGATGGATATCCCGTTTTCGAACTCAGCGATGATGAGACTACAGAAATCGAACTAATATTCAAAAAGATACATTCCGAAATTAATTCTGATTATGCTTATAAATATGATTTAATTCGTAATTACGTTTCAGAATTAATCCATTTTGGACAAAAACTGCAGCCTGTTACTGCCTTATATTCTAAACACAATTCTGCAGCAAGAGTTTCTTCATTATTCATAGAATTACTTGAAAGACAATTCCCAATAGAATCTCCACATCAGAAAGTCGAATTAAAAACGGCTAAAGATTTTGCTGCACGATTATCCATTCATGTAAACCACCTTAATAAAGTTCTAAAAGAAAATACGGGTAAAACTACAACCGAGTTAATAAGCAGCAGATTAACACAAGAAGCAAAGATTTTACTAAAGGAAACAAACTGGAATGTATCTGAAATTGCATATACTCTCGGTTTTGAAGAACTAGCCCATTTTTCTAATTTTTTCAAAAAACAAACTTCGCTAACTCCCTTATCATTTCGATTATAA
- a CDS encoding SDR family oxidoreductase: MAANTKIALVTGGSRGLGKNMAISIAKKGIDIILTYNSNQDEAKIVVSEIEKLGQKAIALQLNTGGDIKSFDVFYTQIATILRDTFHTERFDFLINNAGIGINTPFSETTEEQFDQLMNINYKGVYFLTQKALPLLHDGGRIINISTGLARFTAPGYSAYASMKGAIETLTKYLAKELGNRKITVNVVAPGAIETDFGGGAVRDIQQYNDYVKSVTALGRAGLPDDIGGVVAFLCTEDARWINAQRIEVSGGMNL, from the coding sequence ATGGCAGCAAATACAAAAATAGCCTTAGTAACTGGAGGCAGTAGAGGATTAGGTAAGAATATGGCAATTAGTATTGCTAAAAAAGGAATAGATATAATACTTACCTATAATAGCAATCAAGACGAAGCTAAAATCGTAGTATCTGAAATTGAAAAATTAGGACAAAAAGCAATTGCTTTACAACTTAATACTGGCGGAGATATAAAGAGCTTTGATGTTTTTTATACTCAAATTGCAACTATTTTAAGAGACACTTTCCACACAGAACGTTTTGACTTCTTAATCAATAATGCCGGTATTGGAATTAATACTCCTTTCTCGGAAACTACCGAAGAACAATTTGACCAATTAATGAACATCAATTACAAAGGAGTATATTTTTTAACCCAAAAAGCATTGCCTTTATTACATGACGGAGGGCGAATAATAAATATTTCAACAGGATTAGCTCGATTTACTGCACCAGGTTATTCTGCTTACGCATCTATGAAAGGCGCTATAGAAACACTTACAAAATATTTAGCTAAGGAACTTGGCAATCGCAAAATCACAGTTAATGTTGTAGCTCCAGGAGCTATTGAAACCGATTTTGGAGGTGGAGCCGTTAGAGATATCCAGCAGTATAATGATTATGTTAAATCAGTAACAGCATTAGGTCGTGCCGGATTACCTGATGATATTGGCGGTGTTGTAGCATTTTTATGTACCGAAGATGCCCGATGGATTAATGCTCAACGCATTGAAGTTTCGGGAGGAATGAATCTCTAA
- a CDS encoding DoxX family protein — METIKTIIHWSSYLYYLYVFGYASLFKIFQKESMMKSMESLGFNKIWTIYIGIGEFIGVLLIVIGLFNPPIKTIGILLLFPFAVGAFTAHMAHHEYNHFYNSLIMCILTVLLLWSDKNFKIIL, encoded by the coding sequence ATGGAAACTATTAAAACAATTATTCATTGGTCTAGTTATTTGTATTATCTATATGTGTTTGGATATGCCTCGCTTTTTAAAATTTTTCAAAAAGAATCAATGATGAAAAGCATGGAATCTTTAGGATTTAACAAGATCTGGACGATCTATATTGGTATTGGAGAGTTTATAGGTGTTTTGTTGATTGTTATAGGGCTATTTAATCCGCCTATAAAAACAATTGGAATTTTATTATTGTTCCCTTTTGCAGTGGGAGCATTTACAGCTCATATGGCACATCACGAGTACAATCATTTTTACAATTCGCTTATAATGTGTATTCTGACTGTATTGTTATTATGGTCTGATAAAAATTTTAAAATAATTTTGTAA
- a CDS encoding helix-turn-helix domain-containing protein, producing MRKKNSTNSINENFLTETCGIAYTLSLIGGRWKINILSYLINEHKLRYSELRSRLTGISERMLISKLKELESDGLVNRIVHPQVPPKVEYELTTLGKSFEDILNLMADWGDKNHKKDNTMAL from the coding sequence ATGAGAAAGAAAAATTCTACCAATAGCATTAATGAAAATTTTTTAACCGAAACTTGTGGTATTGCCTACACACTGTCTTTAATTGGAGGAAGATGGAAAATAAATATATTAAGCTATCTAATAAATGAACACAAACTTCGATATAGCGAATTAAGATCTAGGCTTACTGGAATCTCTGAACGCATGCTCATTTCTAAACTTAAGGAGTTAGAAAGTGATGGATTAGTAAATAGAATCGTTCACCCACAAGTTCCTCCTAAAGTAGAATACGAACTAACTACTCTTGGCAAATCTTTTGAAGATATCTTGAATTTAATGGCTGACTGGGGAGATAAAAACCATAAAAAAGACAATACAATGGCCTTATAA
- a CDS encoding DUF695 domain-containing protein produces the protein MGLINSILGKKDAAIKSYADFWNWFEKNEKVFFEAVMSKGENIEKDFFDKLSPKLGELKKGYFFLAGMMNDTTAELVLTADGNIKNIVFVEELVHAAPKLPNWKFTALKPAIDINNLGIQMNGFTFDKDNLFFYSNDENEFPDKIDITIVHLDCTKENEAIITNGTFIFLDNYLGELHFTENIDRINVIGTAEANKELVPIEKLKDFLIWRQKEFVEKYEGVRHDTENDGYASLEATLNNGMPLMAVINSTLFEWDAKPSHPWIVAIRIGYNGEDNNGFPDSEMFNLLNEIEDDFLMVKLKDSEGYLNLGRETADSLREIYFACKDFRKPSIVLEEIKNQFASQVDIEYEIYKDKYWQSFSRFMN, from the coding sequence ATGGGATTAATCAATAGTATTTTAGGAAAAAAGGACGCAGCTATAAAATCATACGCTGATTTTTGGAATTGGTTTGAAAAAAATGAAAAAGTTTTCTTTGAAGCAGTGATGAGTAAAGGGGAAAATATAGAAAAAGATTTTTTTGATAAATTATCTCCTAAGTTAGGAGAGCTAAAAAAAGGCTATTTCTTTTTGGCTGGAATGATGAACGATACTACTGCAGAATTAGTTTTAACTGCCGATGGTAATATTAAAAATATTGTTTTTGTAGAAGAATTGGTACATGCCGCTCCTAAGCTTCCTAATTGGAAATTTACAGCATTAAAGCCAGCAATCGATATTAATAATTTAGGAATACAAATGAATGGTTTTACTTTTGATAAAGACAATTTGTTTTTTTATTCAAATGATGAAAATGAATTTCCTGATAAAATAGATATTACAATTGTTCATTTGGATTGTACTAAAGAGAACGAAGCAATTATAACGAATGGAACATTTATCTTTTTAGATAATTATCTTGGCGAATTGCATTTTACTGAAAACATTGATAGAATTAATGTGATTGGTACAGCTGAAGCTAATAAAGAGTTAGTACCTATTGAAAAACTGAAAGATTTCTTAATTTGGAGACAAAAAGAATTTGTTGAAAAATATGAAGGGGTAAGACATGATACAGAAAATGACGGTTATGCAAGCCTTGAAGCTACTCTTAATAATGGAATGCCGTTGATGGCAGTTATTAACTCGACATTGTTTGAATGGGATGCAAAACCATCTCACCCTTGGATTGTAGCTATAAGAATAGGATATAATGGAGAGGACAATAATGGATTTCCTGATAGCGAAATGTTTAATTTATTGAATGAAATTGAAGATGATTTTTTAATGGTAAAACTTAAAGATTCAGAAGGGTATTTAAATTTAGGCCGTGAAACAGCAGATAGTTTAAGAGAGATTTATTTTGCTTGTAAAGACTTTAGAAAGCCTTCGATAGTGCTTGAAGAAATCAAAAACCAATTTGCTTCACAGGTAGATATTGAATACGAGATTTATAAAGATAAATACTGGCAATCGTTTAGTAGATTTATGAACTAG
- a CDS encoding sterol desaturase family protein — translation MEHINFLAFAMPAFFLFVYIEFRLAQRSNRPELFNYESSVSNISIGIAERLINLFIAASFYQLYYYIYNNYRIFDIPSNFLVWIGLILATDFVWYWYHRLGHEVNFFWAAHIVHHHSSEFNFTAAARITTFQAIIRTGFWCILPFIGFHPKMVITMLIVHGAYSFFTHTQIIKRIKWLEYVLVTPSVHGIHHASDEKYLDKNYGDMFTFWDRIFGTFQEEEEKPKYGLTHPLKSYSFLWQHFHYYFEIYELWKRSKGFKARWNAIFGSPADMDQDIRPILEKRFLQDKDNPSHRLKFKNYLYLQLGISTFLLTIFTYYFDSLDASDRIFVLSFIIITLINCGALLEQRKWIYYLEYFRIFICTTYFLYVVNEVEYFIIPVVLMFLAEQVFSLGEKYQNVVLQLETSE, via the coding sequence ATGGAACATATTAATTTTTTGGCTTTTGCCATGCCTGCTTTTTTTCTTTTTGTTTATATAGAATTTCGATTGGCACAACGAAGTAATAGACCTGAATTATTCAATTATGAAAGCTCTGTTTCAAACATAAGTATTGGTATAGCTGAGCGATTAATTAATCTTTTTATTGCAGCAAGTTTTTATCAATTGTATTATTACATCTATAATAATTACAGAATTTTTGATATTCCGAGTAATTTTCTGGTCTGGATTGGATTAATTCTCGCCACAGATTTCGTTTGGTACTGGTATCACAGGCTGGGACATGAGGTGAATTTTTTCTGGGCAGCACATATTGTACATCACCACAGCAGTGAATTTAATTTTACAGCAGCAGCAAGAATAACTACTTTTCAGGCAATTATTCGTACTGGATTTTGGTGCATATTGCCGTTTATTGGCTTTCATCCCAAGATGGTTATTACAATGTTAATTGTGCATGGTGCCTATTCTTTTTTTACGCACACTCAGATTATAAAGAGAATAAAATGGTTAGAATATGTTCTTGTCACGCCTTCGGTTCATGGAATTCATCATGCTTCTGATGAGAAATATTTGGATAAAAACTACGGAGATATGTTTACATTTTGGGATCGTATTTTTGGAACTTTTCAGGAAGAAGAAGAAAAACCAAAATACGGATTAACGCATCCCTTAAAAAGCTATAGTTTTCTTTGGCAGCATTTTCATTATTATTTTGAAATTTATGAATTATGGAAACGTTCTAAAGGATTTAAAGCCCGTTGGAATGCCATATTTGGAAGTCCTGCCGATATGGATCAAGATATCCGTCCAATACTGGAAAAGCGCTTTCTTCAAGACAAAGACAATCCAAGTCACCGACTTAAATTTAAGAATTACCTTTATTTGCAACTTGGTATAAGTACATTTTTGCTAACTATTTTTACTTATTATTTTGATTCTTTGGATGCATCTGACAGAATATTTGTTTTGTCTTTCATCATAATCACACTGATCAATTGCGGAGCGCTTTTAGAACAGCGAAAGTGGATTTATTACCTTGAATATTTCCGAATTTTTATTTGTACGACTTATTTTTTATATGTTGTGAATGAAGTCGAATATTTTATTATTCCTGTTGTTTTGATGTTTTTGGCGGAGCAGGTTTTTTCTTTGGGTGAAAAATATCAAAATGTAGTGCTTCAGCTTGAAACTTCTGAGTGA
- a CDS encoding Glu/Leu/Phe/Val dehydrogenase has product MSSQIVKQNPFQSMIDRFNIAADILKLDESVRQKLQRPEKQIVVNFSITLDNGTEQNFEGYRVIHNTALGPSKGGIRYDTAVNLDEVKALAAWMTWKSAVTGIPFGGAKGGIICDPRLHSKTELEKITREYTNALSDIFGPDKDVPAPDMGTGPDEMGWLMDEFSLIHGKTIHSVVTGKHLHSGGSLGRVEATGRGVSIISILALQKLKLRPARATAAIQGFGNVGLHSALFLFEKGLKIVAVSDVSEAFYNPQGINIPELILYYNLNNKSVNGYPNAVAIKHEDLLLLEVDVLIPAAKEDVITAVNAGSVRAKIIVEGANGPVSSDADRILHENNVLVVPDILANAGGVTVSYFEWLQNCLLESWRINQINKRLEDILEKSFETVFATSVKYKITPRIAAYVIALRKVADVQQVKEIKLIEKKFKQN; this is encoded by the coding sequence ATGAGTTCACAAATCGTAAAACAGAATCCTTTTCAATCGATGATTGATCGTTTTAATATAGCTGCTGACATTCTTAAATTGGATGAATCGGTTAGGCAAAAACTACAGAGACCAGAGAAACAGATAGTAGTTAATTTTTCTATTACACTTGATAATGGTACAGAACAAAATTTTGAAGGATATCGCGTAATTCATAATACTGCTTTAGGACCGTCTAAAGGAGGTATTCGTTATGATACAGCTGTTAATCTAGATGAGGTAAAAGCCCTTGCGGCATGGATGACCTGGAAATCAGCAGTTACTGGAATTCCTTTTGGAGGAGCTAAAGGTGGAATTATCTGTGATCCGAGATTACATTCTAAAACAGAATTAGAAAAAATAACAAGGGAATATACCAATGCATTGTCAGATATTTTTGGACCTGATAAAGATGTTCCGGCGCCAGATATGGGAACTGGTCCAGATGAAATGGGATGGTTAATGGATGAGTTCTCTTTAATTCATGGAAAAACAATTCATTCTGTTGTAACCGGCAAGCATTTGCATTCAGGAGGTTCATTGGGTCGGGTAGAAGCGACAGGAAGAGGAGTGAGTATTATAAGTATTCTGGCACTTCAAAAATTAAAATTGAGACCTGCAAGAGCTACAGCAGCTATTCAGGGATTTGGTAATGTGGGACTTCATTCTGCTTTATTTTTATTTGAAAAAGGACTAAAAATTGTTGCTGTTAGTGATGTCTCTGAAGCCTTTTATAATCCGCAAGGAATTAATATTCCAGAGCTTATCTTGTACTATAATTTAAATAATAAAAGCGTTAACGGATATCCAAATGCTGTTGCTATAAAACACGAAGATTTATTATTACTTGAAGTAGATGTTCTTATTCCTGCTGCTAAAGAAGATGTGATTACAGCAGTAAATGCGGGATCTGTACGTGCTAAAATTATAGTTGAAGGAGCTAATGGCCCTGTTTCTTCAGATGCTGATAGAATCTTGCATGAGAATAATGTTTTGGTAGTTCCGGATATTTTAGCAAATGCAGGTGGAGTTACGGTTTCTTATTTTGAATGGCTTCAGAATTGTCTTTTAGAGTCTTGGAGGATCAATCAGATTAACAAACGTTTGGAAGATATATTAGAGAAAAGCTTCGAAACTGTTTTTGCTACTTCTGTAAAATATAAAATAACACCGCGTATTGCGGCTTATGTAATTGCTTTGCGTAAAGTGGCAGATGTTCAGCAAGTAAAAGAAATTAAATTGATTGAGAAAAAATTCAAACAGAATTAA
- a CDS encoding 2OG-Fe(II) oxygenase family protein, with translation MENSFEALIATYIDNKVGICEHFLSTELANNLKQNLLDLNAKSLLLDAGVGNLDKVTYDGAIRSDSIYWLDKKHNNAFENEFFVQIETFIAYLNSSCYAGITGYEFHYSLYEKGDFYLKHLDQFKNNPSRKYSMISYLNANWEESDGGELLIHQLNNNQKISPTQGKTVFFKSDELVHEVLVTQNTRMSITGWLKSD, from the coding sequence ATGGAAAATAGCTTTGAGGCTTTGATCGCTACTTATATAGATAATAAAGTAGGTATATGCGAACATTTTTTGAGTACAGAATTGGCAAATAATTTAAAACAAAATCTTCTTGATTTAAATGCCAAAAGTTTACTGCTCGATGCTGGAGTCGGGAATTTAGATAAAGTGACTTATGATGGAGCTATTCGTAGTGATTCGATTTATTGGCTTGACAAAAAGCACAATAATGCATTCGAAAATGAATTCTTTGTTCAAATTGAGACATTTATTGCTTATTTAAATAGTAGCTGTTATGCTGGAATTACGGGCTATGAATTTCATTATTCTTTATATGAAAAAGGAGATTTTTATTTAAAACATTTAGATCAATTTAAAAATAATCCTAGCAGAAAATATTCGATGATAAGTTATTTAAATGCCAATTGGGAAGAGAGTGATGGAGGAGAACTGCTTATTCATCAGTTAAATAACAATCAAAAAATTAGTCCTACACAAGGTAAAACGGTTTTCTTTAAAAGTGATGAACTTGTTCATGAAGTATTGGTGACTCAAAATACAAGAATGAGTATTACAGGTTGGTTAAAGAGTGATTAA
- a CDS encoding AAA family ATPase encodes MEINNINTLGELNASGYKSKSIKDELRNNLREKIKSGNPVFDGVHGFENTVIPELERAILSRHNINLLGLRGQAKTRLARKMVELLDEYIPFVTGSEINDDPLNPISRFAKDIISEKGEATPISWLHRNDRFFEKLATPDVTVADLIGDVDPIKAANLKLSYADDRVIHFGMIPRANRCIFVINELPDLQARIQVALFNILQEGDIQIRGFKLRMPLDMQFVFTANPEDYTNRGSIVTPLKDRIGSQILTHYPETVAIARTITEQEAKLDAEQEELVYVPGLAKDLLEQISFEARESEFVDNKSGVSARMSITAYENLLSTAERRALRAGVDKTSLRLSDFMGIIPAITGKVELVYEGEQEGAAIVAQHLIGDAIRTFFPIFFPKIEKLEKPNEKTPYTDTIEWFFTESGFELLDDCSDAEYKKILDGIKPLDVLLKKYQPELPAEDHYFMKEFILWGLVEYKKLSKDRFSEGYEFKDIYGSYISKL; translated from the coding sequence ATGGAAATAAATAATATAAACACATTAGGTGAATTAAACGCTTCAGGATATAAAAGTAAGAGCATCAAAGATGAATTACGAAATAACCTTCGTGAGAAAATAAAATCAGGAAACCCAGTTTTTGATGGTGTACATGGATTCGAAAATACAGTTATTCCTGAACTAGAACGTGCTATTTTATCACGTCATAATATTAATTTATTGGGACTTCGAGGACAGGCTAAAACGAGATTGGCTCGTAAAATGGTCGAATTGCTAGATGAATACATTCCATTTGTAACAGGTTCAGAGATAAATGATGATCCATTGAATCCCATATCACGCTTTGCAAAAGACATAATTTCTGAAAAGGGCGAGGCAACTCCAATAAGCTGGCTGCATAGAAACGATCGTTTTTTCGAAAAATTGGCAACACCAGATGTTACTGTTGCTGATTTGATTGGAGATGTTGATCCTATAAAAGCAGCTAATTTAAAATTGTCATATGCTGATGATCGTGTAATACATTTTGGAATGATTCCGCGTGCTAATCGTTGTATTTTCGTTATTAATGAATTACCCGATTTGCAAGCAAGAATACAAGTGGCGCTGTTTAATATTTTGCAAGAAGGAGATATTCAGATTCGAGGATTTAAGTTACGAATGCCATTAGATATGCAATTTGTATTTACTGCAAATCCTGAAGATTATACTAATCGTGGAAGTATAGTCACGCCATTAAAAGATAGAATAGGATCTCAAATTTTAACACATTATCCTGAAACAGTTGCAATTGCCAGAACAATTACAGAGCAGGAAGCTAAATTAGATGCAGAGCAAGAAGAGTTGGTATATGTGCCAGGTTTAGCAAAGGATTTATTAGAACAAATAAGTTTTGAAGCTCGCGAAAGTGAGTTTGTAGATAATAAGAGTGGTGTAAGTGCTAGAATGAGTATTACGGCCTACGAAAATTTATTAAGTACTGCTGAGCGCCGTGCATTGCGTGCAGGTGTTGATAAAACTAGTTTGCGTTTATCGGATTTTATGGGAATTATTCCGGCTATTACAGGAAAAGTTGAGTTAGTATATGAAGGAGAGCAGGAGGGAGCAGCGATTGTTGCCCAGCACTTAATAGGTGATGCAATTCGAACATTCTTCCCAATATTTTTTCCGAAAATTGAAAAATTAGAAAAACCAAACGAAAAAACACCCTATACAGATACGATCGAATGGTTCTTTACCGAAAGTGGTTTTGAATTATTAGATGATTGTTCGGATGCTGAATACAAGAAAATTCTTGATGGCATTAAACCATTGGATGTCTTGCTAAAAAAATACCAACCTGAATTACCCGCGGAAGATCACTATTTTATGAAAGAGTTTATATTATGGGGATTAGTTGAATATAAAAAACTAAGTAAGGATCGTTTTTCAGAAGGATATGAATTTAAGGATATATACGGGAGTTACATCAGTAAATTATAA
- a CDS encoding VWA domain-containing protein, whose translation MKEEHKKGFYFKTYEAPNQSPFEKLFGIFKELITHTSGDFDEAIDWLRELDKEYKLTDENYTIDDFIEDLKKKGYIKDEIKEDGSSGIGITAKTERAIRQQALDQIFGNLKRSGNGNHKTKYAGNGDEHTGEFREFHFGDGLERISLTESLRNAQINNGVDGFVLTENDLVVEETQYKSQMSTVLMIDISHSMILYGEDRITPAKKVAMALAELITTRYPKDTLDILVFGNDAWTIAIKDLPYLKVGPYHTNTVAGLQLAMDLLRRKRNTNKQIFMITDGKPSCVRERDGSYYMNSNGLDEYIVDKCYNQAQQARKLHIPITTFMIANDPYLQRFVNHFTEANQGKAFYTGLKGLGEMIFEDYEANRKKRVR comes from the coding sequence ATGAAAGAGGAACATAAAAAAGGCTTTTATTTTAAAACGTACGAAGCTCCAAATCAGTCTCCGTTTGAAAAACTTTTTGGTATTTTCAAGGAACTAATTACTCATACTTCGGGTGATTTTGATGAGGCTATAGACTGGCTTCGTGAATTGGATAAAGAATACAAGCTTACAGATGAAAATTATACCATCGACGATTTTATAGAAGATCTGAAAAAGAAAGGATATATAAAAGACGAAATAAAAGAAGATGGTTCTTCGGGAATAGGGATTACTGCTAAAACTGAACGTGCGATACGACAACAAGCACTTGATCAGATATTCGGAAATTTAAAACGCTCTGGAAACGGAAATCATAAAACCAAATACGCTGGAAATGGAGATGAACATACGGGAGAATTCCGTGAGTTTCATTTTGGCGATGGGCTTGAACGAATTTCGCTTACAGAGAGTCTACGTAATGCTCAAATTAATAATGGAGTAGATGGCTTTGTGCTTACCGAAAATGATTTGGTTGTAGAAGAGACACAATACAAATCACAAATGAGCACCGTTTTGATGATAGATATTAGCCATAGCATGATATTGTATGGAGAAGATCGTATCACACCTGCAAAAAAAGTCGCCATGGCTTTGGCAGAATTAATTACTACGCGTTATCCTAAAGACACTCTAGATATTTTGGTTTTTGGAAACGATGCCTGGACAATTGCAATTAAAGATTTACCATATTTAAAAGTTGGACCTTATCATACCAATACAGTAGCTGGTTTGCAATTGGCAATGGATTTATTACGCCGAAAACGAAATACGAATAAACAAATCTTCATGATTACAGATGGTAAACCAAGTTGCGTTCGTGAACGTGACGGTTCTTACTATATGAATAGTAATGGTTTAGATGAGTATATTGTAGATAAATGTTATAATCAGGCGCAACAAGCCAGAAAGTTACATATTCCTATTACCACATTTATGATTGCAAATGATCCTTATTTGCAGCGTTTTGTCAATCATTTTACCGAAGCAAATCAAGGGAAAGCATTTTATACAGGATTGAAAGGCCTTGGAGAAATGATTTTTGAAGATTATGAAGCTAATAGGAAAAAGCGAGTGCGTTAG
- a CDS encoding YchJ family protein, with protein sequence MENSKCYCDTGLDFDNCCGLYLKNNLKAPTALALMRSRFSAYVTKDADYLLDTTHASERKYYSKEDILNWATTNEWLRLKIISFTETTVAFKAYFLDENKQSQTHYEFSTFKQENNVWYYLEGKFE encoded by the coding sequence ATGGAAAACTCCAAATGTTATTGTGATACAGGTTTAGATTTTGATAATTGTTGTGGTTTGTATCTCAAGAATAATCTAAAAGCGCCAACAGCCTTAGCTCTAATGCGCTCTCGTTTTTCGGCTTATGTTACTAAAGATGCCGATTATTTATTGGATACGACACATGCCTCTGAAAGAAAATATTATTCGAAAGAAGATATTTTGAATTGGGCTACGACCAATGAATGGCTACGATTAAAAATTATTAGTTTTACAGAAACGACTGTGGCTTTTAAAGCATATTTTTTAGATGAAAATAAACAATCTCAAACGCATTATGAGTTTTCTACTTTTAAACAAGAAAATAATGTTTGGTACTATCTAGAAGGTAAGTTTGAGTAA